Within Deltaproteobacteria bacterium, the genomic segment GCTTGGCCAGGTCCGCGCAGGTGTAATATTGATATTTGTCGCGGATGGTCTCGGGCATGTCGACATAGTCGATCTGCGGCTCACGGCCCATGGCCGCGAACACGGCCCGGGCCAGATCGTTCCAGGTCCGGGCCTGGCCCGTGCCGACGTTGAAAATCCCGCCCACGTCCGGATGCTTGAGCAGCCA encodes:
- a CDS encoding ADP-L-glycero-D-mannoheptose-6-epimerase — protein: WLLKHPDVGGIFNVGTGQARTWNDLARAVFAAMGREPQIDYVDMPETIRDKYQYYTCADLAKLAGRGCDAAFRPLEEGVTDYVQNYLMRDQAHLTTRY